The following coding sequences lie in one Rariglobus hedericola genomic window:
- a CDS encoding tetratricopeptide repeat protein has protein sequence MTDAELQTLIEDATFDYTMGDTDAALAKLARATEAAPASFEAWHALAEIHFSLRRFDDALHAAEKAHAVRSDDLFINTTLSRIWMEKGDKATAEKYGAQAKILSWKDQLKNPEAHQGGVQ, from the coding sequence ATGACCGACGCCGAACTCCAGACTCTGATCGAAGACGCCACGTTTGATTACACGATGGGTGACACCGACGCGGCCTTGGCCAAACTCGCCCGCGCCACCGAAGCCGCGCCCGCATCCTTCGAAGCCTGGCACGCGCTGGCGGAAATCCATTTCAGCCTGCGCCGTTTTGACGACGCGCTGCACGCCGCCGAAAAAGCCCACGCCGTGCGCAGCGACGATCTGTTCATCAACACCACGCTGTCACGCATCTGGATGGAAAAAGGCGACAAGGCCACCGCCGAGAAATACGGCGCGCAGGCCAAGATTCTCAGCTGGAAAGACCAGCTCAAGAACCCCGAGGCCCATCAGGGCGGCGTGCAGTAA
- a CDS encoding flotillin family protein, which produces MIEIIAISLAVLFVMIVGLTLLSRYRMCPPDKILVVYGKVASGLSSKCYHGGATFVMPVLQSYQYLDLTPITLDIELRGALSSQNIRIDAPASFTIGISTDPEVMQNAATRLLGRSLDEVQQLAAEIIMGQMRVVFASMTIEEINNDREKLIAAITKGVEVELHKVGLRMINGNIRDIKDQSGYIDALGKESAARAINDAHIKVAQENQRGSIGRAEAERDQAIRVATAQAEAKRGQNTAQSVIAKSDADLAFDQAEAKRRTEAAQQVASARVLQEGYKAQQEAELARADRDKAAQQADQIVKAEVDKQRVRIDAEAKAAQSEILQKGQSAAYIIQKDAEAEGVKRVAEGEAAGIRAKLSAEASGIQAKLTAEAEGTRALLDAKAQGFEKLLRVADDTAGATQLLIAENIVRIAEIQAGAIRGLTFEKVIVMGGGAGGGGASAGPGQFVQDLYKGVLPINELAKSVGLNLPSFLGTDAKPAPAAPATDKAPDAS; this is translated from the coding sequence ATGATCGAAATTATCGCCATTTCCCTCGCCGTTCTCTTCGTGATGATCGTCGGCCTGACGCTCCTCTCGCGTTATCGCATGTGCCCTCCCGACAAGATCCTCGTGGTCTACGGTAAGGTCGCCAGCGGCCTTTCCTCCAAGTGCTACCACGGCGGAGCCACCTTCGTGATGCCCGTCCTGCAGAGCTACCAATACCTGGATCTTACGCCCATCACGCTCGACATCGAGCTGCGCGGCGCGCTCTCCAGCCAGAACATCCGTATCGATGCTCCGGCCTCTTTCACCATCGGTATTTCCACCGATCCTGAGGTCATGCAAAACGCCGCCACGCGCCTGCTTGGTCGTTCGCTCGACGAGGTCCAGCAGCTCGCCGCCGAAATCATCATGGGCCAGATGCGCGTTGTGTTTGCCTCGATGACCATCGAGGAAATCAACAACGACCGCGAAAAGCTCATCGCCGCGATCACCAAGGGCGTCGAAGTCGAGCTCCACAAGGTCGGTCTTCGCATGATCAACGGCAACATCCGCGACATCAAAGACCAGTCCGGTTACATCGACGCGCTCGGCAAGGAATCCGCCGCCCGCGCGATCAACGATGCGCACATCAAGGTCGCCCAGGAAAATCAGCGCGGCTCCATCGGTCGTGCCGAAGCTGAGCGTGATCAGGCCATCCGCGTGGCCACCGCCCAGGCCGAAGCCAAACGCGGTCAGAACACCGCGCAATCCGTGATCGCGAAGTCCGATGCCGACCTGGCCTTCGACCAAGCCGAGGCGAAACGCCGCACTGAAGCCGCCCAACAGGTCGCCTCGGCCCGCGTCCTCCAAGAAGGCTACAAAGCCCAGCAGGAAGCCGAACTCGCCCGTGCCGACCGCGACAAGGCCGCCCAGCAGGCCGACCAGATCGTGAAGGCCGAGGTGGACAAACAGCGCGTGCGCATCGACGCCGAGGCCAAGGCCGCCCAGTCCGAGATTCTCCAGAAGGGTCAGTCCGCCGCTTACATCATTCAAAAGGATGCCGAAGCCGAGGGCGTGAAACGCGTTGCCGAAGGCGAAGCCGCTGGTATCCGCGCGAAGCTCTCCGCCGAGGCCTCCGGTATCCAAGCCAAACTTACGGCCGAAGCCGAGGGCACGCGCGCGTTGCTCGACGCGAAAGCGCAGGGCTTTGAAAAGCTCCTCCGCGTCGCCGACGACACGGCTGGTGCCACGCAGCTCCTCATCGCCGAAAATATCGTGCGCATCGCCGAGATCCAAGCGGGCGCGATCCGGGGCCTCACGTTCGAAAAGGTCATCGTCATGGGCGGCGGCGCGGGTGGTGGCGGTGCGTCCGCCGGCCCTGGCCAGTTCGTGCAGGACCTCTACAAAGGCGTGCTGCCGATCAACGAACTCGCGAAGAGCGTGGGTCTGAACCTGCCGTCGTTCCTTGGCACGGATGCGAAGCCCGCTCCGGCTGCTCCTGCGACGGACAAGGCGCCGGACGCCTCTTAA